One segment of Rosa chinensis cultivar Old Blush chromosome 6, RchiOBHm-V2, whole genome shotgun sequence DNA contains the following:
- the LOC112173652 gene encoding probable xyloglucan endotransglucosylase/hydrolase protein 10 → MTICHRTVIFIGILTLISTQITSGSVVSTGDFNKDFFVTWSPSHVNTSADGKTRSLKLDQESGSGFASNQMFLFGQIDMQIKLVPGRSAGTVVAYYLTSDQPNRDEIDFEFLGNVEGKPYIVQTNIFADGLDNREERINLWFDPTKDFHTYSILWNLHQIVFMVDWVPIRVYRNHADNGVGYPRWQPMSIKTSLWNGDSWATGGGRDKIDWSKGPFISSFRYHKIDACIWKGNARFCRAESPTNWWHQKRYSTLTNTQRRLFKWVRKYHMIYDYCQDKQRFQGNLPKECSLPKY, encoded by the exons ATGACTATTTGTCACAGAACTGTCATCTTTATAGGGATTCTTACTTTGATATCGACTCAAATTACAAGTGGTTCGGTTGTTTCAACAGGAGACTTCAATAAGGATTTCTTTGTGACATGGTCTCCAAGCCATGTAAATACTTCAGCTGATGGCAAGACTAGGAGTTTGAAGCTCGACCAAGAATCCG GTTCTGGTTTTGCTTCGAATCAGATGTTCTTGTTTGGACAGATTGACATGCAAATTAAGCTAGTACCAGGTCGTTCAGCGGGCACAGTGGTAGCCTATTAT CTGACATCCGATCAACCTAACCGTGATGAGATAGACTTCGAATTCCTTGGCAATGTGGAAGGCAAACCATATATTGTCCAAACAAACATTTTTGCTGATGGATTGGACAACCGTGAAGAGAGGATCAACCTCTGGTTTGATCCAACAAAAGACTTCCACACCTATTCCATATTATGGAACCTTCATCAAATTGT GTTTATGGTGGATTGGGTTCCCATCAGAGTATACAGAAACCATGCAGACAATGGTGTGGGATATCCTAGGTGGCAGCCAATGAGCATCAAAACCAGCCTATGGAACGGCGACAGCTGGGCAACCGGGGGTGGCCGTGACAAAATTGACTGGTCAAAGGGGCCCTTCATATCTTCATTCAGATACCACAAGATTGATGCATGTATTTGGAAAGGAAATGCTAGGTTTTGCAGGGCAGAGAGCCCTACAAATTGGTGGCACCAGAAAAGATACAGCACCTTAACAAATACACAGAGAAGGTTGTTCAAATGGGTTAGGAAGTACCACATGATTTATGACTATTGCCAAGACAAACAGAGGTTCCAAGGAAATCTTCCAAAGGAGTGTTCTCTTCCCAAGTATTGA
- the LOC112172852 gene encoding uncharacterized protein LOC112172852: MGTPSKDLLLLEHNKSSISPLESTLLVCKNESQPAQTKKPIIAPPPKSQLLGKMRNFLGVMSEANEKLQLDAKDNPEKYDIEALTGDESQVVSVECMLGVVDLQTPEAVAAAEAAVSGYQPVIPVENSSSGEESDDSSSDDEEESSDDNEDDESNEDKKTSSPDKINSLSEEFNNKRPKKRPKIVELS; this comes from the exons ATGGGAACTCCAAGTAAAGATCTTCTGCTATTGGAGCACAACAAGTCCTCAATTTCACCgctgg AATCCACACTACTTGTTTGTAAAAATGAATCCCAGCCTGCCCAGACAAAGAAGCCCATCATTGCTCCTCCTCCCAAAAGCCAGT TGTTGGGAAAAATGAGGAACTTCTTGGGAGTCATGTCAGAAGCTAATGAAAAATTGCAGCTTGATGCGAAG GATAATCCAGAAAAATATGACATCGAAGCACTCACCGGAGATGAGTCTCAAGTCGTTAGtgtg GAATGTATGTTAGGTGTTGTTGATCTTCAAACTCCTGAGGCTGTGGCTGCAGCAGAAGCTGCAGTTTCTGGTTATCAGCCTGTGATACCTGTGGAGAATAGCAGTAGTGGAGAGGAATCAGATGATAGTAGCAGTGATGACGAAGAAGAAAGTAGCGATGACAATGAAGATGATGAAAGCAATGAGGATAAGAAAACATCCTCTCCGGACAAAATTAATTCTTTGAGTGAAGAATTTAATAATAAGCGGCCCAAAAAGCGGCCTAAAATTGTTGAGCTTTCATAA